In the Klebsiella electrica genome, one interval contains:
- a CDS encoding DUF6904 family protein, whose translation MLRYELTPNNAGFILWGDSEALNELHELIHYIVDESPLIKVKDGFMLSLAYDIRKAREGNRRVEQHQYDQHDTYKLYGVELLWPLVLVQSSILRNSMGYIQTDKNQLSVMYAFEYLIESALTESERTTSNDIMLTVKYASDSDFNFIEDNIDSRCCYFISLSPEQRKKQLISIVRSFHSLWGKYAREKQDIKMLNEMNNTSWVWPDNINW comes from the coding sequence ATGCTTCGATACGAGTTAACGCCGAACAATGCAGGTTTTATACTGTGGGGAGATTCAGAAGCCCTGAATGAATTACATGAACTCATTCATTACATCGTGGATGAAAGCCCACTGATTAAAGTTAAAGACGGATTTATGTTATCCCTTGCCTATGATATTCGTAAAGCACGGGAAGGTAATCGTCGTGTTGAGCAACATCAGTATGATCAACATGATACATATAAGCTTTATGGTGTTGAGCTTTTATGGCCTCTGGTCCTGGTACAGTCCTCAATACTCAGAAACTCAATGGGTTATATTCAGACAGACAAAAACCAGCTGTCTGTCATGTATGCCTTTGAATACCTGATAGAATCAGCATTAACAGAGTCTGAGAGAACAACGTCGAATGATATTATGCTAACAGTAAAATATGCATCAGACTCTGATTTTAATTTCATTGAGGATAATATTGACAGCAGGTGCTGCTATTTTATCAGCCTATCTCCGGAGCAAAGAAAAAAGCAGTTAATCAGTATTGTTCGTTCTTTTCATTCATTATGGGGTAAGTATGCCCGTGAAAAGCAGGACATAAAGATGCTGAACGAAATGAATAATACATCATGGGTCTGGCCGGACAATATCAACTGGTGA
- a CDS encoding FRG domain-containing protein, protein MFNLIMGGEPDYFEHWPMYERVSGSCDFPISRMLEGTSDDIRLKLTPLNDKALSYIEKLPTLFMSELYSRDNVEYITLRLGVISNLRTVNKNVEFDFRITHSQDDVVVINKELYQTALELGAYGLKRTHWGIKARDLNQTLALLNITTRSTPLPPTEALPDEVDNYPIIDNVQSFMARVLEQDHEEDAEIFYRGHSDVSYELAPSVFRKNKKGNFKHLHSESNLVREALTARPTEFVDDKTMLDKLVRMQHYGLPTRLLDITSNPLIALYFACCDISNNENTNEVDGHVIIFKTKRDRIKFFDSDTVSCISNISMLSQTLKDQLDCKMDKEAFNKTEACQKLIHYIKDEKPYFKDVIIPSDLERLIFVKGRNNNERMSSQSGAFLLFGNNAVYPDLVSNPDDAMQEFKVEKIVIRNKARILKELARLNITDATVYQGMERTMKLIAAKFSAGD, encoded by the coding sequence ATGTTTAATCTAATTATGGGCGGAGAACCTGACTATTTTGAACATTGGCCCATGTATGAACGGGTTAGTGGGAGTTGTGATTTTCCTATATCACGTATGTTAGAAGGCACCTCTGATGACATCCGGTTGAAGTTAACGCCTTTGAATGATAAAGCATTATCTTATATTGAGAAATTACCTACGCTTTTTATGTCAGAACTTTATTCCCGAGACAATGTTGAATACATTACTTTGCGACTTGGTGTAATTTCAAATCTACGAACAGTTAACAAAAATGTTGAGTTTGATTTCAGAATCACTCACTCACAAGATGATGTCGTAGTGATAAACAAAGAGTTATATCAAACAGCTTTAGAATTAGGTGCATATGGGCTGAAACGGACTCACTGGGGAATAAAAGCACGTGATTTAAATCAAACATTAGCACTTCTAAATATAACGACAAGAAGTACACCACTTCCTCCTACTGAAGCACTTCCTGATGAAGTTGATAACTACCCAATAATAGATAATGTTCAAAGTTTCATGGCGCGTGTTTTAGAACAAGATCATGAAGAAGATGCAGAAATATTTTATCGTGGACATTCTGATGTATCTTACGAGTTGGCTCCATCAGTTTTCAGGAAAAACAAAAAAGGTAACTTCAAGCATTTGCACAGTGAATCAAATTTAGTCCGTGAAGCCCTAACAGCAAGGCCAACTGAGTTTGTTGATGATAAAACAATGCTAGACAAGTTAGTAAGGATGCAACACTACGGACTACCAACTCGTTTGTTGGATATAACATCAAATCCACTAATCGCTCTGTATTTCGCTTGTTGCGACATTAGTAATAATGAAAATACAAATGAGGTTGATGGACATGTTATTATTTTCAAAACAAAAAGGGATCGTATAAAATTCTTTGACTCTGATACAGTAAGTTGCATATCAAATATATCAATGCTAAGTCAAACACTGAAAGATCAGCTGGATTGTAAAATGGACAAGGAGGCTTTCAATAAAACTGAAGCTTGTCAAAAACTCATACATTACATTAAAGATGAAAAACCTTATTTTAAAGATGTAATTATACCATCAGATTTGGAAAGGTTAATTTTCGTTAAAGGAAGAAATAATAATGAAAGGATGTCATCACAGTCAGGTGCATTCTTATTATTTGGGAATAATGCTGTTTATCCCGATTTAGTTTCAAACCCTGATGATGCTATGCAAGAGTTTAAAGTAGAAAAAATAGTGATCAGAAACAAAGCTAGAATACTTAAGGAACTCGCAAGGTTAAACA
- a CDS encoding ISNCY-like element ISLad2 family transposase, translated as MSDKEIHRLPVIQAVCEKRLRRRDAASQLGISERQAQRLINRYRVSGAEGLVSRKRGQPSNRRLTESLKLRVLTLIRENYSDFGPTLAAEKLRERHNIRLSIETVRNWMTSDGLWVPHARRKSRVYQPRHRRDCLGELIQIDGSHHDWFEGRAPKCCLLVFIDDATGRLMHLRFSESETAFDYMLATREYIEQHGKPVSLYSDKHAIFRVSGPEKRNTTVTQFGRVLYDLAIELICANSSEAKGRVERANQTLQDRLIKEMRLEGITGIEAANAWLATFIADFNSRFSRPAKFPKDLHRPVQESPDELRDIFAWHDVRTVSKSLTFQYDKILYLMDTTEENSRLAGEKIKVLDYPDGTLAFLYGHRSLKCQAFDKLACVDQGQIVDNKRLGTVLRLAQVKQDERESEGKRERSKKSPSRKAQVRIQEQLRAINPVLADPSLFVASSKR; from the coding sequence ATGTCAGATAAAGAGATCCACCGCCTACCGGTGATACAGGCAGTTTGTGAAAAGCGTCTACGCCGTCGTGATGCAGCATCACAGCTTGGCATTTCAGAACGTCAGGCGCAACGACTTATCAATCGTTACCGAGTTTCTGGTGCTGAAGGACTTGTCAGCCGCAAACGCGGCCAGCCCAGCAACCGCCGGTTGACCGAATCTCTCAAACTACGAGTACTCACGCTGATACGTGAAAACTACAGTGACTTTGGGCCCACACTGGCCGCAGAAAAACTCAGAGAGCGCCATAATATCCGGCTTTCAATCGAGACCGTCCGCAACTGGATGACGTCTGACGGACTCTGGGTCCCGCATGCTCGCCGTAAGTCACGGGTTTATCAACCCCGACATCGGCGTGATTGTCTGGGTGAACTTATCCAGATCGACGGCTCCCACCATGACTGGTTTGAAGGCCGTGCGCCAAAATGCTGCCTGCTGGTCTTTATCGATGATGCCACCGGGCGTCTGATGCATTTGCGGTTCAGCGAGTCAGAAACAGCCTTTGACTACATGCTGGCAACCCGGGAATACATCGAGCAGCATGGGAAGCCGGTATCGCTGTACAGTGACAAACACGCAATATTTCGCGTCAGTGGTCCGGAGAAACGCAATACCACCGTTACCCAGTTCGGACGTGTGCTTTATGACCTGGCAATCGAGCTTATTTGTGCCAACAGCTCTGAAGCTAAAGGCCGCGTGGAACGTGCGAATCAGACACTTCAGGATCGGCTGATCAAAGAAATGCGTCTGGAAGGTATAACCGGCATTGAGGCCGCAAATGCCTGGCTTGCCACTTTCATCGCTGACTTTAACAGCCGGTTTTCACGACCGGCTAAGTTCCCCAAAGATTTGCATCGTCCGGTGCAGGAAAGCCCCGATGAATTAAGAGACATCTTTGCCTGGCATGATGTTCGTACCGTGTCGAAATCACTGACCTTCCAGTACGATAAGATCCTTTATCTCATGGACACCACAGAAGAAAATAGCCGTCTTGCCGGTGAAAAAATTAAAGTACTGGATTATCCCGATGGCACCCTCGCCTTCCTCTATGGGCACCGGAGCCTTAAGTGCCAGGCATTTGATAAGCTGGCCTGTGTCGACCAGGGGCAGATTGTTGATAACAAACGTCTCGGGACTGTACTCCGACTGGCTCAGGTAAAACAGGATGAGCGGGAAAGCGAAGGCAAACGGGAACGAAGCAAAAAATCGCCCAGCCGTAAGGCTCAGGTGCGCATCCAGGAACAGCTCCGGGCTATCAATCCCGTTCTGGCAGACCCGAGCTTGTTTGTGGCAAGTTCAAAGCGATAG